In Lodderomyces elongisporus chromosome 1, complete sequence, a genomic segment contains:
- the ERT1 gene encoding Transcriptional regulator of nonfermentable carbon utilization: protein MKEEKSQREASIETGNESTVVTRQQRRKKTSRACNHCHKAHMTCDSNRPCSRCVRKGLSETCEDAPRKRKKYLEDVPNSSLTNKHTVSNVNANSSLSTVATGSQDNISPLDGRNSILGIGHLQTPQSSFQSPSHQQPNKTQSPSVIHHQQSNERAPQLYRQHSLLQSQRLPQPLQTHQATMFQHSATAPELTQPLSEQYIENMYQHTSPPQQPPLSSLSSHPEQQYHQTTLTHDHNHLFPKAPTSLNTQASFNNYQKKSKFMSSAADLEYSTLSSILQDTFGGHHTTSNEGTPNSHNFSPTLSPENTNGLGIRHSIPALEGANNDPSHAQHSSSNVNMNSDQNQNQNQNQNPSQAQKLSGSSSSFNQKTHHSLFGNSMYPRCDENINQYFIGKTDGENMTYFPDIITAIEQMKKDDYAVYQERNSKSSLSFSVGIHPEHGSGHYQIYNHHNNSNNNNNNNKDGAQNLLYKEPEEIYAKVQKPFSYTPGYHLLIAYLRNRFSKPMLVKMAESMAAYRPSFIACTNSLKEHDLIFMEQCFQRTLLTYDNFIKISGTPTIVWRRTGEIAYVGDEFCVLTGWRKEQLLGGFDGGKEEKEEKEEKKEKEKEIGDGRGQRKRESEMHSKDHDISSNINGNKKRFIVELLDDESVVEYFQVFSRIAFGDFLGATMTECTLLTPNPDVKIRTGCVWTLKRDVFGIPMMIVGNFLPIL, encoded by the exons atgaaggaagaaaaatcGCAGAGGGAAGCTAGTATCGAGACTGGCAATGAATCAACAGTAGTTACCAGACAA cAGAGGCGTAAAAAGACTTCACGAGCATGTAATCATTGCCACAAGGCCCACATGACATGCGATTCAAACCGGCCTTGTTCGAGATGTGTACGCAAAGGTTTAAGTGAAACATGCGAGGACGCtccaagaaagagaaaaaagtatcTCGAGGATGTCCCCAACTCAAGCTTAACCAATAAGCATACAGTATCCAATGTTAATGCAAATTCCAGTCTCAGTACCGTTGCTACGGGCCTGCAAGATAATATTCTGCCGTTAGATGGGAGGAATAGTATTTTAGGAATAGGACATTTACAAACACCTCAAAGCAGCTTTCAACTGCCTTCACATCAACAGCCAAATAAAACACAGTCGCCTCTGGTTATACACCATCAACAGTCCAACGAGCGAGCCCCACAACTTTATAGACAGCACTCGCTTCTACAACTGCAGCGACTACCTCAACCTTTACAAACCCATCAAGCTACAATGTTTCAACATAGTGCAACAGCACCTGAACTAACTCAACCATTATCTGAGCAATACATTGAGAATATGTACCAGCACACTTCACCTCCACAACAGCCACCCCTACTGTCGTTGTCACTGCACCCCGAACAACAATATCATCAAACAACATTGACACATGATCATAACCATTTGTTCCCTAAAGCACCAACTAGTTTAAACACCCAAGCATCGTTCAAtaattatcaaaaaaagagtaaattTATGTCATCAGCAGCAGATTTGGAGTACTCAACATTGTCAAGCATACTTCAGGACACTTTTGGTGGACACCATACAACTTCAAACGAAGGTACTCCAAATTCGCACAATTTTTCACCAACTCTTTCACCAGAAAACACCAATGGTTTAGGGATCCGTCATTCGATACCAGCATTAGAAGGGGCGAACAATGACCCCAGTCACGCACAGCACCTGTCCCTGAATGTTAATATGAACCTGGaccagaaccagaaccagaaccagaaccagaaccCGAGTCAAGCACAAAAGCTTTCAGGTAgttcatcttcatttaaTCAAAAGACTCATCATAGCCTCTTTGGCAACTCAATGTACCCCAGGTGCGATGAAAATATTAATCAATACTTTATAGGAAAAACAGATGGTGAAAACATGACATATTTCCCCGATATTATTACTGCGATTgaacaaatgaaaaaagacGATTACGCAGTGTATCAAGAACGAAATTCAAAACTGAGTCTTTCCTTCTCTGTCGGTATTCATCCCGAGCATGGTCTGGGTCATTACCAAATTTATAATCACcacaacaatagcaacaacaataataataacaataaagaCGGTGCCCAGAATTTGCTATACAAAGAGCCAGAGGAAATCTATGCAAAAGTACAAAAGCCCTTTTCGTATACGCCAGGGTACCACTTGTTGATTGCATATTTAAGAAATAGATTTTCTAAACCGATGTTGGTAAAGATGGCAGAGTCCATGGCGGCATATAGACCATCCTTTATTGCGTGCACTAACTCGCTCAAGGAGCATGACTTGATCTTTATGGAGCAGTGTTTCCAGCGGACATTACTCACGTATGATAATTTCATCAAGATAAGCGGAACACCAACAATCGTTTGGAGACGTACTGGAGAAATTGCTTATGTAGGTGATGAGTTTTGTGTCCTTACAGGTTGGCGCAAGGAACAACTACTTGGTGGTTTTGatggaggaaaagaagaaaaagaagaaaaggaagaaaagaaagaaaaagaaaaagaaattggagaTGGAAGAggtcaaagaaaaagagaaagtgaAATGCATAGCAAAGACCACGATATCAGCAGCAATATCAATGGCAACAAGAAGAGGTTTAttgttgagttactagatGATGAATCTGTGGTTGAGTACTTTCAAGTCTTTTCGAGGATTGCGTTTGGTGACTTTTTAGGTGCAACAATGACAGAGTGTACCTTGCTAACCCCGAACCCAGATGTAAAGATTCGCACCGGATGTGTATGGACTTTGAAGAGAGATGTGTTTGGGATCCCCATGATGATTGTTGGTAATTTTCTTCCAAtcttgtaa
- the RPL28 gene encoding 60S ribosomal protein L28, translating into MPTRLTKTRKHRGHVSAGKGRVGKHRKHPGGRGKAGGQHHHRTNLDKYHPGYFGKVGMRYFHKQQNHFWRPEINLDKLWTLVESDKKDEYLKTASASAAPVIDTLAAGYGKVLGKGRLPQVPVIVKARFVSKLAEEKIRAVGGVVELVA; encoded by the exons ATGCCTACTAGATTAACCAAGACCAGAAAGCACAGAGGACACGTTTCTG cCGGTAAGGGTAGAGTTGGTAAGCACAGAAAGCATCCAGGTGGTAGAGGTAAGGCTGGTGGTCAACACCACCACAGAACCAACTTGGATAAATACCATCCAGGTTACTTCGGTAAAGTTGGTATGAGATACttccacaaacaacaaaaccacTTCTGGAGACCAGAAATCAACTTGGACAAATTATGGACTTTGGTTGAGAGTGATAAGAAAGATGAGTACTTGAAGACTGCTTCAGCTTCAGCTGCTCCAGTCATTGACACATTGGCTGCCGGTTACGGTAAAGTTTTGGGTAAAGGTAGATTGCCACAAGTTCCAGTTATCGTCAAGGCCAGATTTGTTTCTAAATTGGCTGAAGAGAAGATTAGAGctgttggtggtgttgtgGAATTGGTTGCTTAA
- the ERV1 gene encoding Flavin-linked sulfhydryl oxidase of the mitochondrial IMS has translation MPSVETASTVVDEKHDKSTTGQSPVFGASGRKIIYDKDGKPCRSCNTLLDFQMATGKAPKLPSKKESSTVSNSSSSSQFIPSTNPSEPPSFYKKLDPPDVAQLGRSSWTLLHSIAATYPETPTTKQQQDMKSFLHLFAGVYPCWYCGEDFQKYIQKNEPSTKSQDDLGKWLCEAHNDVNVKLGKPKFDCNFWKRRWKDGWDEE, from the exons ATGCCATCAGTGGAAACCGCAAGCACAGTTGTTGACGAGAAACATGACAAGAGTACCACTGGTCAGTCACCGGTCTTTGGAGCATCTGGTAGAAAAATCATATACGACAAAGATGGCAAACC ATGTCGATCGTGTAATACGTTATTAGATTTTCAAATGGCTACTGGAAAAGCCCCCAAATTGCCATCAAAAAAGGAGTCGTCCACAGTCTCTAATTCATCGAGCTCTAGTCAGTTCATTCCATCTACAAATCCATCGGAGCCACCATCATTCTATAAGAAACTAGACCCACCTGATGTGGCACAGCTCGGCCGCTCATCTTGGACCCTACTCCATTCCATTGCTGCGACATACCCCGAGACACCCACTACAAAGCAACAGCAAGATATGAAATCATTTTTGCATTTGTTCGCTGGTGTATATCCATGCTGGTATTGTGGTGAGGATTTTCAAAAGTATATCCAGAAGAACGAACCTCTGACCAAAAGTCAAGATGATTTGGGTAAATGGCTATGCGAGGCACATAACGATGTCAATGTGAAGTTAGGAAAACCTAAGTTTGATTGCAATTTTTGGAAACGGAGATGGAAAGATGGATGGGATGAGGAGTAA
- the RIB1 gene encoding GTP cyclohydrolase II (BUSCO:EOG09261UWT) has protein sequence MAPRPTFASTSEAISTLPSQGDFRSKEYRHLHYPGCNINRRGSATLSPAPSIAHSSTGSSSYSTTKRSKMSILQHPQPSASKSAQQQFENKNKQIGSNGSVVAQHYVCDVAKIPIVTPRPSSTALPVTTNGKQIGSPKLPPVITQDMRNRTNLPDELPIVKCIARARIPTTQGPDIFLHLYENNVDNKEHLAIVFGENIRSRSLFKQRPGETQQDRMTRGAYIGKLSPGRTLADTDGENTLEFNSDGDLIVNNLTFQEPTLVRIHSECYTGETAWSARCDCGEQFDQAGKIMGENGHGCMVYLRQEGRGIGLGEKLKAYNLQDLGADTVEANLLLRHPADARNFSLATAILLDLGLVEIKLLTNNPDKIIAVEGKHQEVKVKERIPMIPLSWSYTNDESESNGSLVKAKGIKSKEIDGYLSTKIERMGHLLEKPIKINSQ, from the exons atGGCA CCTCGTCCTACATTTGCATCAACGTCTGAGGCCATCTCTACATTGCCGTCGCAGGGAGATTTTCGCTCAAAAGAATATAGGCATTTGCATTATCCCGGTTGCAACATAAATAGGAGAGGTTCTGCAACTTTATCCCCTGCTCCATCCATTGCACATTCTTCAACTGGCTCATCATCATATTCCACCACCAAGAGATCTAAAATGTCCATATTACAACATCCACAGCCATCAGCATCGAAGCTGGCACAgcaacaatttgaaaacaaaaacaagcaaaTAGGATCAAATGGTTCAGTTGTTGCGCAGCACTATGTTTGCGATGTCGCCAAGATCCCTATTGTGACCCCAAGGCCATCGAGCACAGCTTTACCAGTCACCACCAATGGGAAACAAATTGGCTCACCAAAATTACCACCTGTTATCACCCAGGACATGCGAAATCGTACAAACTTACCCGATGAATTGCCCATAGTGAAGTGTATAGCCAGAGCAAGAATTCCCACTACACAGGGTCCtgatatttttcttcacttGTACGAGAACAATGTCGACAACAAAGAGCACTTGGCCATTGTATTTGGCGAAAACATCCGATCTAGATCTCTATTCAAACAGAGGCCAGGCGAGACTCAACAGGATAGAATGACTCGTGGTGCATACATCGGTAAGCTATCTCCAGGACGCACACTAGCTGATACCGATGGTGAAAACACACTTGAGTTCAACTCAGATGGCGATTTGATTGTTAACAACCTCACATTCCAGGAACCAACATTGGTGCGCATACATTCAGAATGCTATACTGGTGAGACTGCATGGAGCGCAAGATGCGATTGTGGTGAGCAATTTGACCAAGCAGGTAAGATTATGGGCGAGAATGGTCACGGGTGCATGGTTTATCTTCGACAAGAAGGCCGTGGTATTGGTCTTGGAGAAAAACTCAAGGCATACAATTTACAGGATCTTGGCGCTGACACCGTTGAAGCCAACTTGCTATTGAGGCATCCGGCAGATGCAAGAAACTTTTCATTGGCCACAGCGATATTGTTGGATTTGGGATTGGTGGAGATCAAACTCTTGACCAATAACCCAGATAAGATTATTGCTGTGGAAGGTAAACACCAAGAAGTTAAGGTTAAGGAGAGAATACCAATGATTCCATTAAGTTGGAGTTACACTAACGACGAATCTGAATCAAATGGCAGCTTAGTCAAAGCAAAAGGAATTAAAAGTAAAGAGATTGATGGATATTTAAGTACAAAGATTGAAAGAATGGGCCATTTGTTGGAGAAACCCATCAAAATAAATAGTCAATAG
- the DOM34 gene encoding Translation factor pelota (BUSCO:EOG09262NB1), which yields MQVKNRVKLKDKNVALTLIPEDSEDLWYIFNLVKKGDTVQLLTHRNVKKGNQNQITKGKSKMEKILVKLRLLVEEVDYIASDLTMRINGKSLLQQEFIPLNSYHTAEVELNKEISIVKESWDEYDMTLLNDLCSVEKKADIGAVVFQEGVAHVCYVTEQMTVLQSKVEKSIPRKNKEYGTRDLDKAMNSFYNMIIQAIIRHFDFEKLKVIILASPGFLAKTLYDRLIQECTNLQSTGNTKDAKKFNSILSNKSKILVAHCSTGYLQGLEEVLEDPQSQKKLADTKFFEESEVLSKFQRALNEDDGRAWYGLEEIQKALQMDAVRFLMISDQLFQNDDIEVRRMYIDLSEQAKALGAKVYIFSSLHESGIQLNQLTGIAALLKYPVPDLDESDEE from the coding sequence ATGCAGGTGAAGAATAGAGTGAAACTCAAGGATAAAAATGTCGCACTTACTTTGATCCCGGAAGACTCTGAAGATCTTTGGTATATTTTCAATCTCGTCAAGAAGGGTGATACTGTACAACTACTTACTCATCGAAATGTGAAAAAAGGTAATCAGAACCAAATTACAAAGGGTAAATCTAAGATGGAGAAAATACTCGTGAAGCTAAGATTACTAGTTGAGGAAGTCGACTACATTGCAAGTGACTTGACAATGCGGATTAATGGGAAGTCACTTTTGCAGCAGGAGTTTATTCCGTTGAATAGTTACCATACCGCCGAGGTGGAATTGAACAAGGAAATCAGTATAGTCAAGGAAAGTTGGGATGAATATGACATGACATTGCTCAACGACTTGTGTTCAGTTGAGAAAAAAGCCGATATAGGTGCTGTTGTGTTCCAAGAAGGTGTTGCGCATGTGTGTTATGTAACAGAGCAAATGACTGTATTGCAGTCCAAGGTAGAAAAACTGATACCtagaaaaaataaggaGTACGGTACACGAGATCTCGATAAGGCCATGAACAGTTTTTACAATATGATTATCCAAGCAATTATTAGAcactttgattttgaaaaattgaaagtgaTCATCTTGGCAAGCCCGGGATTCTTGGCCAAAACGTTATACGACCGACTAATTCAAGAATGTACGAATCTACAAAGCACGGGGAACACAAAGGATGCAAAAAAGTTTAATTCTATATTGTCTAATAAACTGAAGATCCTTGTAGCACATTGTTCCACAGGATATTTACAAGGATTGGAAGAAGTGCTCGAGGATCCACAGctgcaaaagaaattagCCGATACCAAGTTTTTTGAAGAATCAGAAGTATTATCAAAGTTTCAAAGGGCATTGAACGAAGACGACGGGAGAGCATGGTATGGATTGGAGGAAATTCAAAAAGCATTGCAGATGGATGCAGTTAGATTCCTTATGATTTCAGACCAGTTATTTCAAAACGATGATATTGAGGTAAGGCGGATGTACATTGATCTTTCGGAGCAGGCAAAGGCATTGGGCGCCAAggtttatatattttcaaGTTTGCATGAGCTGGGTATCCAGTTGAACCAATTAACTGGTATTGCAGCTTTGTTAAAGTATCCAGTACCCGATTTAGACGAATCTGACGAAGAATGA
- the CDC4_4 gene encoding SCF ubiquitin ligase complex subunit cdc4 (BUSCO:EOG09265591) produces MSSQNTKTYKDAFALFDKKGTGRIPVEHLGDLLRAIGQNPTLAEIAELQNGISGSDFDFETYQEIINRPDGFKPLGAPEDYIKGFQVFDKDNTGYIGVGELRYILTSIGEKLSDSEVDELLKGVNVTSDGNVDYVEFVKSILDQ; encoded by the exons ATG TCTTCGCAGAATACGAAAACTTATAAGGACGCGTTTGCACTCTTTGATAAGAAAGGGACGGGTAGGATTCCTGTTGAACATCTTGGTGACTTGCTTCGTGCTATTGGACAAAATCCTACTTTAGCCGAGATTGCGGAATTGCAGAATGGCATCTCGGGTTCtgattttgactttgaaacTTACCAGGAAATAATCAACCGTCCAGACGGATTCAAACCATTAGGTGCACCAGAGGACTATATCAAGGGATTCCAAGTTTTCGACAAAGACAATACCGGATACATTGGTGTGGGAGAATTGCGTTATATTCTCACTTCAATCGGAGAGAAATTGAGCGATTCCGAGGTTGATGAATTGTTAAAGGGAGTCAACGTGACAAGTGATGGAAATGTTGACTACGTCGAGTTTGTCAAATCAATCTTGGACCAATAA
- a CDS encoding uncharacterized protein (BUSCO:EOG0926195C) codes for MQLGKLAIFSPLWLLCLSQAHVIGVSPEDQHLYSAKIDEDGNQYWTCLNDSSIKLQLSQINDDICDCPDGSDEPGTNACRDSAIKFYCANQGHFPAYIEQFKLNDGVCDYDICCDGSDEYQLGTCENKCDEIHRQFETYKAEQLQILNKALKKKQHVVDLSQRNRKSLINNLEHLERQVPEKKMKLNKLKIHMEDVELQEDTPDLYDILDEHFANLANRIEAYKRDILKQDEQLQKLEKILEELSKGYNPNYNDHAVKESIHKFQEYISNKEDGVQKDFHDITEFVKKIVENAKEHSINIELTGNGNINNDKKKSKSKSKSKHYDGVPSLKNMIHYYFNLFVQNFLIKTPETYVSKLSSNQLAPEIDKLEEELEKIEKTITVIKKDSSSDYGPDDILRAYEKLPISNNLGGYYYRVEFLNSIYQNDVLIGVFKEYKEGKLIFANGARCWNGPKRSATVEFICGEGPAIVSVAEPEKCHYNFVIRGEAWCHPVSEQELLQSFEIDYNLL; via the coding sequence ATGCAATTGGGGAAATTGGCTATTTTTCTGCCGTTGTGGCTCCTTTGTCTCTCGCAAGCCCACGTTATTGGCGTTAGCCCCGAGGATCAGCATCTATACAGTGCCAAAATTGACGAGGATGGAAACCAATATTGGACATGTTTGAATGACTCCTCCATTAAATTGCAATTGAGTCAAATCAACGACGATATATGCGACTGTCCTGATGGATCAGATGAGCCCGGTACCAATGCTTGTCGTGATTCTGcaataaaattttattgTGCCAATCAGGGTCATTTTCCTGCGTATATCGAGCAATTCAAGTTAAATGATGGAGTGTGTGATTACGACATCTGTTGTGATGGATCTGATGAATACCAATTGGGAACTTGCGAGAATAAATGTGATGAGATTCACCGTCAATTTGAAACTTACAAGGCAGAGCAGTTGCAGATTTTGAACAAAgcattgaagaagaagcaacaCGTGGTGGATCTATCccaaagaaatagaaagtCTTTAATCAACAATTTGGAACACTTGGAGAGACAAGTGCcggaaaagaagatgaaattgaacaaattaAAGATACATATGGAGGATGTAGAACTACAGGAAGACACACCTGATTTATACGATATATTGGATGAACATTTTGCCAATTTGGCAAACAGAATTGAAGCTTATAAGCGGGACATATTAAAGCAAGACgaacaattgcaaaaattggaaaagattTTGGAGGAATTGTCTAAAGGTTATAACCCGAACTACAATGACCACGCAGTAAAAGAATCAATACACAAGTTTCAAGAATATATATCAAACAAAGAGGATGGTGTACAAAAAGATTTCCATGATATAACCGAGtttgttaaaaaaattgtcgAAAACGCAAAAGAGCATTCGATCAATATCGAATTGACAGGAAATGGAAACATAAACAAcgacaagaagaagagcaagagcaagagcaagtCCAAACATTACGATGGTGTACCttctttgaaaaatatgatccattattattttaatctttttgtACAAAACTTTTTGATCAAGACACCAGAAACTTATGTTTCTAAATTGTCTAGTAATCAACTAGCTCCCGAAATCGATAAACTTGAAGAAGAACTTGagaaaatagagaaaacCATCACCGTGATAAAAAAGGATTCGAGCTCCGATTATGGTCCGGATGATATCTTGAGAGCATATGAGAAATTGCCGATTTCGAATAATCTTGGCGGGTATTATTACCGCGTTGAATTCCTCAATTCCATCTATCAGAACGACGTACTTATTGGTGTATTTAAAGAGTACAAGGAAGGAAAGCTAATCTTTGCAAATGGTGCTAGATGCTGGAATGGACCCAAGAGATCTGCAACCGTTGAGTTTATTTGCGGCGAAGGGCCTGCAATTGTGTCAGTGGCAGAGCCTGAAAAGTGTCATTACAATTTCGTAATTCGCGGAGAAGCATGGTGTCATCCAGTTTCAGAGCAAGAACTTTTGCaatcttttgaaattgacTACAACCTATTATAG